The DNA segment GCCGGCGCACCGGACCTCGCCGACCACGCCCCCGTGCCGCCGGCCGCCGCCGGATCCGCCGATGCGCCCGGATCCACCGACGCACCCGAGCCGCTCGCGGACCCCGACGGCTACACCCCCACGCAGCGCGACCTGCCGGTCGTCAACCGCGGTGACACGCTCCAGATGCCGGCCGTCACGGCCACCGACCCCGCGCCGGAGCAGGACCACCCCGACGGCCTCGGCCCGCTGTTCGTCGTCGGCGACGTGCACGGCTACCTCGACGAACTCCTCGAGGCGCTGACCGCCCAGGGCATCGTCGACGCCGAGGGGAACTGGATCGCCGGGAACACCCGCCTGTGGTTCCTCGGCGACTTCACCGACCGCGGGCCCGACGGCATCGGGGTCATCGACACCGTCATGCGGCTGTCCGCAGAGGCCGCCGCCGCGGGCGGCTACTGCAAGGCGCTGATGGGCAATCACGAGCTGCTGCTGCTGGGCGCGAAGCGGTTCGGGGACACCCCCGTGAACTCGGGCGCGGGCACCGCCACCTTCCAGGCGGCCTGGCTGCTGAACGGCGGCCAGAAGACCGACATGGACCGGCTGGAGGACCACCACCTCCAGTGGATGTCCCGGCTCGACGCGATGGAGGAGGAGGACGGCCACCTGCTGGTGCACTCCGACACCACCTCCTACCTCGACTACGGCGACTCCATCGAGGCCGTGAACGACACCATCCGCGAGGCCCTCACCCGCAACGACCCCAACGAGTGCTGGGAACTCTTCCGGAAGTTCACCAAGCGCTTCGCCTTCCGCGACGACAACGGCCCGAGCGCCGTCCGCGAGCTGCTGAGCACCTACGGCGGCACCCGGATCGTGCACGGCCACAGCCCCATCCCGTACCTGCTGGGCGAGGTCGGCTCCGAGGACGGCGAGGAGGCCGAAGGACAGGGCGTCGAGGGACCGCACGTCTACGCGGAGGGCCTGGCCATCGCCATGGACGGCGGAGTGACCATGGCCGGAAAGCTGCTGGTCTG comes from the Streptomyces sp. TS71-3 genome and includes:
- a CDS encoding metallophosphoesterase — encoded protein: MTLAHPVAPASTEFAPLPQESSHLAPATPETALPAPAQIVIPGPALAASTRPGAGAPDLADHAPVPPAAAGSADAPGSTDAPEPLADPDGYTPTQRDLPVVNRGDTLQMPAVTATDPAPEQDHPDGLGPLFVVGDVHGYLDELLEALTAQGIVDAEGNWIAGNTRLWFLGDFTDRGPDGIGVIDTVMRLSAEAAAAGGYCKALMGNHELLLLGAKRFGDTPVNSGAGTATFQAAWLLNGGQKTDMDRLEDHHLQWMSRLDAMEEEDGHLLVHSDTTSYLDYGDSIEAVNDTIREALTRNDPNECWELFRKFTKRFAFRDDNGPSAVRELLSTYGGTRIVHGHSPIPYLLGEVGSEDGEEAEGQGVEGPHVYAEGLAIAMDGGVTMAGKLLVCPLPLHA